ATGCCTGTTCCGGCAGACATCCGCTGCACGTCACCGGGGCGAATCACCGAACCCGTACCGATGCTGTCTTTATGCTCTAATGCACCCTCTAAAACGTAGGAAATGATCTCCATATCGCGGTGACCGTGAGTGCCAAAGCCTTGCCCTGGAGTCACTTTGTCTTCATTAATCACTCGCAGATCGGCAAAGCCCATGTGAGCCGGATCGTAGTAATTTCCAAAGGAAAAGGTGTGGCGACTATCTAACCAACCGAAATTAGCAACACCGCGTTCTTGAGCAGGACGAATTGTAATCATGTGTGGCACCTCTTCAGTAGGTGGATTGAGTTGAATAGAGTATTTTCTGTGAACCGTATCCTTCAGGTCATGACACACTTGAGCATTTCTATCATCTGACGAACATGAAAGCTTTTGAGAGGAATTTCAAGTCATCAGCCTTGCGTCAACTGCATCAGCCTTTTCTTTTGACTCCTTTATTATGGATTGAATCTAAATAAAAGACAATACCCTATTTAATCTACTAATTGTTTCCTAAAAATCTACAATACCTGGATAGAGTGGCGATCGCTCTAAAACGCCAATTCATCTCCAGATTGTTAGTTGAGTGCAGTACAACCAACTTTCTTGACTCCTTGTATAGCTTGGCTCCCTCATGGTTTGACGGACTTCACCCTGTTGAGAACCGCTATAGCTATTAGTTGAATTGAGCCGTGTAAAAGGTTATTTGCTACCTTTCAAACACCCTCTAATATTGAGTGAGCTAAATTCGTGGCTTGAACAGATATGGAAGAACGCACGGCTTCAAGGACAATCCTCATTATTGAAAGTGATGCGAATCATGCTCAGGTACTTCAAACTGCATTGCAGAATGAGGAGATGCCGCAACGAATTGTGGTGCAAAATAACGTAGTTCAAGCCACTCACTATTTGAGCCAAGCCGAAGAAAATACAACTGTGGCTCGCCCCGATTTAATCTTGCTTAACCTTAAGGAGTTTGAGAATGAAGGTAAGCAATTTATTACAGAGATTAAGACCAATCCAAAGCTCAAGCGAATTCCGCTGATTATATTAACGACGTCAGCCGATCAAGCTGATATTTTTCAGTGCTATGCCTTACAAAGTAACTGTTATGTCATTAAGTCCGATGACACCCAAGAATTATTGGCGATCGCTAAAAAAATCAAAGATTTTTGGTTAGAAATTGTTACGCTTCCGATGGAGTGATAACTCACTCAAAATGAAACATAACTTGGGTCACTATAATCGCCCAAAGTCTTTTGAATAGGGGATTTCTATGATAGGATTTGAGATTTTGGATCCATCTTCTCTTAACGGATGGAAATAGTTTGACAACACACATTAATAAACCGAAAGATAATTAATAGTGCTTCAAGCAAGATTCTGATTCATTTAACAATTACTTCTAATTTTCCTCAATCTTCCGAGATATGCTGATGATGAAAATTGAATTTGCAAGTTTGGGTTGCAATATTGAGTACAGTTAGGGCTTAAATTCAGCAATAAATTCTGTAAATTTTTTGTTGAATTGATCTAATTGAATTCAATAAAATGCATGGTTTTACAAAGTAGAATTTGAATCTTTCACACTAGTGTTGCGAACACAAAGTTCTGCAATGTAGAGGGTTTGGGGGCTTCGCCCCCAAGAAGGGGTTTCACCCCTTCACCCCTTTCAAAACTTATTTTTTGCTGTACTAGTTAGAGTGTGTTAGTGGTTGCTGGCTTGACAACCTGACAGCCATTCATCCTTTTTTGGGTTCACTGTTACAGAGGTAGATTTATGGTGGGAATCAATAGTCAGTCTCAAAGCGTTAATTTAACTCAACTCAAGCAGCCACCGATTCATATCTCTACTCAGATTCAACCGCATGGAATCTTGCTCGTTTTACAAGAGCCTGACCTGAGAGTTTTGCAAACCAGCAGCAATACAACAATGCTGTTGGGCATTTCTCCTCAAGATATGTTGCAGAAAACATTGGAGGAGATCCTCGATCCATTTCAAGTCGATCGCTTCAAAGAAGGCTTGTTAGAGGGCAATCTAGACTTGATCAATCCTGCGAAGGTTTGGATTCGGCGTAAAGGGGATGATTATCTTGTTTTTGATGCGGTGTTTCATCGCAATGTCGATGGAATTTTAATTCTGGAATTAGAGCCAGCTTTGTCACAAGAGAACATCCCATTTCTCAGCTTTTATCACTTAGCCAAAGCATCCATTAGTCAACTAGAAGAAAGCCCTAACCTGAATGATTTTTGCCAAATCATTGTGCAGGAAGTGCGTAAAGTGACAGGGTTCGATCGCGTCATGCTCTACAAGTTTGATGATGACGGACATGGAACCGTTTTGGCTGAAGAAAAACTGGATGAGATGGAACCCTACTTGGGACTCCATTTTCCAGAGTCAGATATTCCCACCCCTGCCCGCAAATTGTTTGGCTCAAACTGGATTCGCTTGATTCCCGATTCCCACGCTGAGTCCGTTGCAATTTATCCGCTGCAAAATCCGCTCACGCAACAACCTACTGACCTGACGCATTCCATTTTGAGGAGTGCTTATTCCTGCCATATGGAGTATTTGCACAACATGGAAGTGGGGTCGTCATTGACGATTTCCTTGATCAAAGATCAGAAACTTTGGGGATTAATTGCCTGCCATCATCGCACTCCTAAATATGTTTCCTATGAGTTGCGAAAGGCTTGCGAATTCTTGGGGCGAGTCATCTTTTCAGAACTCTCGACTCGTGAAGAAACGGCTGATTATGACTATCGAATGCAACTGGCATACATTCAATCTCTGTTGGTTGAATATATGTCACAAGAGGATAGTTTTATTGATGGTTTGACCAAGCATGAACCGAGCCTTTTAGACTTAGCTAACGCTCAAGGAGCGGCGATCGCCTTTGGTGGCACCTGGACAACCATTGGGCGCACTCCCAATGAGGAAGACCTGAACTATTTGGTGCAGTGGTTGGCTAAAAACGTCGATGATGATGTTTTTTGCACGGATTCTCTGGCGCAGTTGTATGCGGATGCGGAACGCTTTAAAGATGTGGCAAGTGGCTTATTAGCCATTCCTATTTCCAAGCGGAATTATGTGTTGTGGTTCCGTCCTGAAGTGATTCAAACGGTGAATTGGGGGGGTGATCCCAATAAGGCATTTGAGGTGAAACAAACGGAAGGGCAAACTCGCTTGTGTCCGCGCAAGTCCTTTGAGTTGTGGAAAGAAACGGTACGGTTGCGATCGCTGCCCTGGAAGTCGGTTGAAGTCAATGCAGCGTTGGAGTTGAGAAAAGCGATCGTTAACATTGTGTTGAAACAAGCGGATGAGTTGGCTCAGTTGGCACACGATTTGGAGCGATCGAACGCTGAGTTGAAAAAGTTTGCTTACATCGCCTCCCATGATTTGCAGGAACCGCTCAACCAGGTTGCCAATTATGTGCAGCTTCTAGAGATGCGCTACAACGATCAACTGGATGAGGATGCCAAAGATTTCATCGGGTTTGCAGTTGAGGGAGTGGGTCTGATGCAAACCCTGATTGATGATGTGTTGGCCTATTCTAAGGTTGACTTGCAGGGCATCGAATGTGCTCTGACTGAAGTCGAAATCGCGCTGACTCAAGCGTTAGCCAATCTGCGGGGACGTGTTCTTGAGAGTGGCGCGGTTGTGACCTACGGTTCTCTGCCAACGGTGATTGCAGACCACACCCAGTTGATGCAGTTGTTCCAGAACTTGATCGGCAATGCAATTAAGTTCCAAAAAGCAGACCAACCTCCCAGAATTCACATCAGCGCAGAACGACAAGAAGATGCCTGGTTGTTCTCGGTAGAAGACAATGGCATTGGCATTGATCCCCAGTTTGGCGATCGCATTTTTGTCATCTTCCAGCGACTCCATACCCGTGAAGAATATCCCGGCATGGGCATGGGGTTGGCGATCTGCAAAAAGATTGTCGAGTGTCACCGTGGACGCATCTGGGTTGAGTCTGCGTTAGGTCAAGGGTCAATATTCCGCTTCACAATCCCGGTGGGAGGACGCGATCGCGATCATGCAAACGGACGCAAGAAGCAAAACCATCTTTTTAATCGAAGATAATCGAGCTGATATTCGATTAATTCAAGAGGCGTTAAAGCTGAGTGCCAAACAGCACCAGGTGATAACAGTCAGAGATGGGGTTGCGGCAATGGCATATCTGCGACAGGACGGGGAGTATGAGGATGCGCCCCGTCCAGACCTCATCCTGCTAGATTTAAATTTGCCGAAAAAGGATGGTCGAGAAGTTTTGGCTGAGATTAAAGCTGATCCCAACTTGAGGCACATTCCGGTGGTGGTGCTCAGTACTTCGCGCAATGAAGAAGACATTCTCAAGAGTTATGACCTGCATGTGAACTGCTACATCTCCAAATCCCGTAATCTCAGCCAACTGTTCAAAATTGTCAGAGGGATTGAGGAGTTCTGGTTAGAAACAGCTACATTGCCTGAGTTAGAAGAATCTGATTTCAATCAGGCTTAATGGTTCGTGTCCAAGTGACATGATCCCGATCAGGTTGCGTCTACGTCAACGGCTTTTACAGTTCTAGTGCTACGTCGCGTATGTCAACGGTTGTATGGACATTTTATTAATTGAGGATAGTGCCGCAGAAGCTAGATTTCTGCACGAAATCCTCAAAGCAACCATCCCACTTCAGTTTCATCTAGACCACGTTAAGCGACTGGGTGATGGCGTTAATTGCCTCACTCAAAATCATTTCAATGTTGTGTTGTTAGATTTGACCCTGCCCGATAGTCAGGGATTAATCTCTATCGA
Above is a window of Oscillatoria sp. FACHB-1407 DNA encoding:
- a CDS encoding sensor histidine kinase encodes the protein MVGINSQSQSVNLTQLKQPPIHISTQIQPHGILLVLQEPDLRVLQTSSNTTMLLGISPQDMLQKTLEEILDPFQVDRFKEGLLEGNLDLINPAKVWIRRKGDDYLVFDAVFHRNVDGILILELEPALSQENIPFLSFYHLAKASISQLEESPNLNDFCQIIVQEVRKVTGFDRVMLYKFDDDGHGTVLAEEKLDEMEPYLGLHFPESDIPTPARKLFGSNWIRLIPDSHAESVAIYPLQNPLTQQPTDLTHSILRSAYSCHMEYLHNMEVGSSLTISLIKDQKLWGLIACHHRTPKYVSYELRKACEFLGRVIFSELSTREETADYDYRMQLAYIQSLLVEYMSQEDSFIDGLTKHEPSLLDLANAQGAAIAFGGTWTTIGRTPNEEDLNYLVQWLAKNVDDDVFCTDSLAQLYADAERFKDVASGLLAIPISKRNYVLWFRPEVIQTVNWGGDPNKAFEVKQTEGQTRLCPRKSFELWKETVRLRSLPWKSVEVNAALELRKAIVNIVLKQADELAQLAHDLERSNAELKKFAYIASHDLQEPLNQVANYVQLLEMRYNDQLDEDAKDFIGFAVEGVGLMQTLIDDVLAYSKVDLQGIECALTEVEIALTQALANLRGRVLESGAVVTYGSLPTVIADHTQLMQLFQNLIGNAIKFQKADQPPRIHISAERQEDAWLFSVEDNGIGIDPQFGDRIFVIFQRLHTREEYPGMGMGLAICKKIVECHRGRIWVESALGQGSIFRFTIPVGGRDRDHANGRKKQNHLFNRR
- a CDS encoding response regulator, whose protein sequence is MEERTASRTILIIESDANHAQVLQTALQNEEMPQRIVVQNNVVQATHYLSQAEENTTVARPDLILLNLKEFENEGKQFITEIKTNPKLKRIPLIILTTSADQADIFQCYALQSNCYVIKSDDTQELLAIAKKIKDFWLEIVTLPME
- a CDS encoding response regulator codes for the protein MQTDARSKTIFLIEDNRADIRLIQEALKLSAKQHQVITVRDGVAAMAYLRQDGEYEDAPRPDLILLDLNLPKKDGREVLAEIKADPNLRHIPVVVLSTSRNEEDILKSYDLHVNCYISKSRNLSQLFKIVRGIEEFWLETATLPELEESDFNQA